Proteins encoded by one window of Luteimonas yindakuii:
- a CDS encoding lytic transglycosylase domain-containing protein yields the protein MSHAPDLRTRLRFRFRLIALALLALAATGVHAQSAADVELRRALDAAARGQAVPAHMSRHPAYGWIEFTALRRNLATLPVAQADAFLQRYRGQPVAEAFREEWLRALHRRQDWTAIRAAWAPTVGNTGLRCIELDARHRLGAADARWDQEVAAIWTSSGNSLPDECNAPFAAASARGSLTPTLRWQRLELAAAEWNPTVMRSAATGLPEAERALAEDYAAFVQAPHARAAQWPKTARSRLVASHGLAKLGRENPDAAEAQLPQVARALGFDEAERGRVLHQVALWTVASYLPGSAQRLSAVPLPAYDERLHEWQAREALSRSDWRAALAAIERMPATQRDSSRWSYFAARMHELLGDRARAQPLYVRAARDATFHGFLAADRLGQPYALCPIELPADASARARIANRPEMVRSMALFRADRPGWATREWNAALESFNDAERRLAVAVAQDNGWFDRAVFALGRQPEETRLYTLRFPLFHDELIRAEARRHNLDPAWIAAEIRAESTFNPRARSPADARGLMQVIPATGQAVARRLGEPWAGADSLYDPAVSIRLGTAYLREMKERYGLPYVAIAAYNAGPAPTRRWMEQRPGMDADLWIETISYRETREYVARVLAFSVIYDWRLHGQAAPLSERMQGRVDVARKPFACPAGSLAE from the coding sequence ATGTCGCACGCCCCCGATCTCCGCACCCGTCTCCGCTTCCGTTTCCGGCTCATTGCACTGGCGCTGCTGGCGCTTGCCGCCACTGGCGTGCATGCGCAATCCGCCGCCGACGTCGAACTGCGCCGCGCGCTCGATGCCGCCGCCCGCGGCCAGGCCGTGCCCGCGCACATGAGCCGCCACCCGGCCTATGGCTGGATCGAATTCACCGCCCTGCGCCGCAACCTCGCCACCCTGCCCGTCGCGCAGGCGGACGCCTTCCTGCAGCGCTACCGCGGACAACCGGTGGCCGAGGCCTTCCGCGAGGAATGGCTGCGCGCGCTGCACCGGCGCCAGGACTGGACCGCGATCCGCGCGGCGTGGGCGCCGACCGTCGGCAACACCGGGCTGCGCTGCATCGAACTCGACGCGCGCCATCGCCTGGGTGCGGCGGATGCGCGCTGGGACCAGGAGGTCGCGGCGATCTGGACCAGCAGTGGCAACTCGCTGCCCGACGAATGCAATGCGCCGTTCGCTGCCGCCAGCGCGCGTGGCAGCCTGACCCCGACGCTGCGCTGGCAGCGGCTGGAGCTCGCCGCGGCGGAATGGAACCCGACGGTGATGCGCAGTGCTGCAACCGGACTGCCGGAGGCCGAGCGCGCGCTGGCGGAGGACTACGCCGCCTTCGTGCAGGCCCCGCATGCACGTGCGGCGCAGTGGCCGAAGACCGCGCGCAGCCGGCTGGTGGCCTCGCACGGGCTGGCGAAGCTCGGCCGCGAGAACCCCGACGCCGCCGAGGCGCAACTGCCGCAGGTCGCCCGTGCGCTGGGCTTCGACGAGGCGGAGCGCGGGCGCGTGCTGCACCAGGTCGCGCTGTGGACGGTGGCGTCGTACCTGCCGGGTTCGGCGCAACGCCTGTCGGCGGTGCCGCTGCCGGCCTATGACGAGCGCCTGCACGAATGGCAGGCGCGCGAGGCGCTGTCGCGATCGGACTGGCGCGCGGCGCTGGCGGCGATCGAACGGATGCCGGCCACCCAGCGCGACAGCTCGCGCTGGAGCTACTTCGCCGCGCGCATGCACGAGTTGCTGGGCGATCGCGCACGCGCGCAGCCGCTGTACGTGCGTGCGGCGCGCGATGCCACCTTCCACGGCTTCCTCGCCGCGGATCGACTCGGCCAGCCGTATGCGTTGTGCCCGATCGAGCTGCCGGCCGACGCCTCGGCGCGCGCGCGGATCGCCAACCGCCCGGAAATGGTGCGCTCGATGGCGCTGTTCCGTGCCGACCGTCCCGGCTGGGCGACGCGCGAGTGGAACGCCGCGCTGGAGAGCTTCAATGATGCCGAGCGCCGCCTCGCGGTTGCGGTGGCGCAGGACAACGGCTGGTTCGACCGCGCGGTGTTCGCGCTCGGCCGGCAACCGGAGGAAACCCGCCTCTACACGCTGCGTTTCCCGCTTTTCCACGACGAGCTGATCCGCGCCGAAGCACGTCGCCACAACCTCGATCCGGCATGGATCGCGGCGGAGATCCGTGCCGAGAGCACCTTCAACCCGCGCGCCCGTTCGCCTGCCGACGCGCGCGGACTGATGCAGGTGATCCCGGCCACCGGGCAGGCGGTGGCGCGCCGGCTGGGCGAGCCCTGGGCCGGCGCGGACAGCCTCTACGACCCGGCGGTGTCGATCCGCCTGGGCACCGCCTACCTGCGCGAGATGAAGGAGCGCTACGGCCTGCCGTACGTCGCCATCGCCGCCTACAACGCCGGGCCGGCCCCGACCCGGCGCTGGATGGAACAGCGCCCCGGCATGGATGCCGACCTGTGGATCGAGACCATCAGCTACCGCGAGACGCGCGAGTACGTCGCCCGCGTGCTCGCCTTCAGCGTGATCTACGACTGGCGCCTGCACGGCCAGGCCGCACCACTGAGCGAGCGCATGCAGGGCCGGGTGGACGTCGCGCGCAAGCCGTTCGCGTGCCCGGCGGGCAGCCTGGCCGAGTGA
- a CDS encoding sulfite exporter TauE/SafE family protein — protein sequence MLTMLLFFLVLGAFAGVLAGLLGIGGGLVLVAALAWFLPLHGVPREAAMHAALASSMASIILTAGSSAWAHHRRGSVLWPTVGWMVPGILIGGWLGSRFAIGLDGGVLKWCVAGYCFLVGTQMALSGTRTAGGRDSAPRGAPMVAAGGGIGAVSAVVGIGGGSMTVPLLVWLGMTPVRAVGTSSACGVFIGLSAAAGYALQAPAGALPAHAVGYVYLPAAIGVAVASVFAAPWGTRLAHAISGVALKRVFAGFLFAVGLSLVLW from the coding sequence ATGCTGACGATGCTGCTGTTCTTCCTTGTCCTGGGTGCGTTCGCCGGCGTGCTGGCCGGCCTGCTCGGCATCGGTGGTGGACTGGTGCTGGTCGCGGCGCTGGCGTGGTTCCTGCCCTTGCACGGCGTGCCGAGAGAGGCGGCCATGCATGCGGCGCTGGCCAGTTCGATGGCCAGCATCATCCTGACCGCCGGTTCTTCGGCCTGGGCGCACCACCGCCGCGGCAGCGTGCTGTGGCCGACGGTGGGGTGGATGGTGCCCGGCATCCTCATCGGCGGATGGCTCGGCAGCCGCTTCGCGATCGGCCTGGATGGCGGGGTGCTGAAGTGGTGCGTGGCCGGTTACTGCTTCCTGGTCGGCACGCAGATGGCACTGTCGGGTACGCGCACGGCTGGCGGCCGCGACAGCGCGCCGCGCGGCGCACCGATGGTCGCGGCGGGTGGCGGCATCGGCGCGGTGTCGGCGGTGGTCGGCATCGGCGGCGGCAGCATGACCGTCCCGCTGCTGGTCTGGCTGGGCATGACGCCGGTGCGCGCGGTGGGGACGTCGTCGGCATGTGGCGTCTTCATCGGGCTGTCGGCGGCGGCCGGCTATGCGCTGCAGGCGCCAGCGGGTGCGCTGCCCGCGCATGCGGTCGGCTACGTCTATCTCCCCGCGGCGATCGGCGTGGCGGTGGCGTCGGTGTTCGCGGCCCCGTGGGGCACGCGGCTTGCGCACGCCATCAGCGGGGTCGCGCTCAAGCGCGTGTTCGCGGGCTTCCTGTTCGCGGTCGGCCTGAGCTTGGTGCTCTGGTAG
- a CDS encoding DUF1761 domain-containing protein: MTLNIWIVLLAAVSSFLLGGLWYSPALFGKAWNRENGGVPAAGHPVRVFGVSFGFALVAAVAFAMLVGPSPTLEASLRLGMLAGLGLVAASFGINYQFAQRTFRLWLIDAGYHAAQFLLFGLVFGLWG; the protein is encoded by the coding sequence ATGACTTTGAACATCTGGATCGTCCTGCTCGCTGCCGTGTCGAGTTTCCTTCTTGGCGGGCTCTGGTATTCGCCTGCCCTGTTCGGGAAGGCATGGAACCGGGAAAACGGCGGCGTTCCGGCCGCGGGGCATCCCGTGCGGGTGTTCGGTGTCAGCTTCGGCTTCGCGCTGGTGGCCGCCGTCGCATTCGCAATGCTGGTGGGGCCGTCGCCGACGCTCGAGGCATCGCTGCGACTGGGCATGCTGGCCGGCCTCGGCCTGGTGGCGGCGAGTTTCGGGATCAATTACCAGTTCGCGCAACGCACGTTCAGGCTCTGGTTGATCGACGCGGGGTACCACGCCGCGCAGTTCCTGCTGTTCGGGCTGGTGTTCGGGTTGTGGGGGTGA
- a CDS encoding nucleotidyltransferase domain-containing protein: protein MGGHAAAPGNAVQLDLLARLLDAAARQAMPLWLGGGWAIDARLGRITRAHVDIDLTFPGERRDEFVELIGALGAVITEETDYGFLADCHGVLLDCEPARWTGSAYELDGTPPGSCPDALEGTLGGLPLRCNSWVAIAWDYLHYAEEQPQSQWPARHVLSYGLVRSALGNAEVERLHALFNASRTD, encoded by the coding sequence ATGGGCGGACATGCCGCGGCGCCGGGTAATGCGGTCCAGCTCGACCTGCTTGCGCGCCTGCTCGACGCGGCGGCGCGACAGGCGATGCCGCTGTGGCTCGGTGGCGGCTGGGCCATCGATGCACGGTTGGGTCGCATCACCCGCGCCCACGTGGACATCGACCTGACGTTCCCCGGCGAGCGTCGCGACGAGTTCGTCGAACTGATCGGCGCGCTGGGCGCGGTGATCACCGAAGAGACCGACTACGGCTTCCTCGCCGACTGCCATGGGGTCTTGCTCGACTGCGAGCCCGCGCGCTGGACCGGTTCGGCCTACGAGCTCGACGGCACCCCGCCCGGGTCGTGCCCGGATGCGCTGGAAGGGACGCTCGGCGGCCTGCCCCTGCGCTGCAACAGCTGGGTGGCGATCGCGTGGGACTACCTCCACTACGCCGAGGAGCAGCCACAGTCGCAGTGGCCGGCCAGGCATGTGCTGTCGTATGGTCTGGTCCGCTCGGCACTCGGCAATGCCGAAGTCGAGCGCCTGCATGCCCTGTTCAATGCATCGCGCACCGACTGA